The Falco naumanni isolate bFalNau1 chromosome 14, bFalNau1.pat, whole genome shotgun sequence genome includes a window with the following:
- the RLIM gene encoding E3 ubiquitin-protein ligase RLIM isoform X1: MESSDSSDKGNIDQSEAQRQSQLDRLDREEAFYQFVNNLSEEDYRLMRDNNLLGTPGEITEEELLRRLHQVKEGPPQQNSDENRGAESAEDVSNGDSIIDWLNSVRQTGNTTRSGQRGNQSWRAVSRTNPNSGDFRFSLEINVNRNNGNTNPETENEPSVEPSSGEDLENSQSDSEIPRSESPSVRQPGSERSTSEELTTEEASPPRGQRRARSRSPEQRRTRARTDRSRSPINPVSEPPRRSHHNTSSQTLDHSSVNEAEGSSRTRQHVTLRQHTVGTEMPSENAVLFSTPEARPVPQAAGSSETNGTSESATPGQRPPTIVLDLQVRRVRPGEYRQRDSIANRTRSRSQTPNNTVTYESERGGFRRTFSRSERAGVRTYVSTIRIPIRRILNTGLSETTSVAIQTMLRQIMTGFGELSYFMYSDSDADPSGPTPNQNVDASEPQNGGGATSSNENTDVGSGEVYEGGNEGGSTSGARREGRNTRGSVTFEESGSLPFLSLAQFFLLNEDDDDQPRGLTKEQIDNLAMRNFGESDALKTCSVCITEYTEGNKLRKLPCSHEYHVHCIDRWLSENSTCPICRRAVLASGNRESVV, translated from the exons ATGGAAAGTTCAGATTCTAGTGATAAAGGAAATATTGATCAATCAGAAGCACAACGTCAGAGTCAGCTAGATCGGTTAGATCGAGAAGAAGCTTTCTATCAGTTTGTAAACAACCTGAGTGAAGAGGACTACAGGCTTATGAGAGATAACAATTTGCTAGGAACACCAG GTGAAATTACTGAAGAAGAGTTGCTGAGAAGGCTACACCAAGTTAAAGAAGGTCCACCACAGCAAAACAGTGATGAGAATAGAG GTGCAGAGTCCGCAGAAGATGTTTCAAATGGAGATTCTATAATAGACTGGCTTAATTCAGTCCGACAGACTGGAAATACAACACGAAGTGGGCAACGAGGAAACCAGTCTTGGAGAGCAGTGAGCCGGACTAACCCAAATAGTGGTGACTTCAGATTCAGTTTGGAAATAAATGTCAACCGTAATAATGGGAACACAAATCCAGAAACTGAGAATGAGCCATCTGTAGAGCCTTCCAGTGGGGAGGATTTGGAAAACAGCCAAAGTGACTCTGAAATTCCAAGGTCTGAATCACCATCTGTAAGACAGCCTGGATCAGAAAGGAGCACTTCAGAGGAGCTAACAACTGAGGAAGCTTCCCCTCCTAGAGGGCAGAGGAGAGCGAGAAGTAGGAGTCCAGAACAGCGGAGAACACGGGCTAGGACTGATAGAAGTAGGTCACCTATTAATCCAGTGAGTGAGCCTCCTCGCAGGTCTCATCACAATACATCATCTCAAACACTTGACCACTCCTCAGTGAATGAAGCTGAGGGAAGCTCTAGAACTAGGCAGCATGTGACGTTAAGGCAGCATACAGTGGGGACTGAGATGCCAAGTGaaaatgcagttctgttttCAACCCCTGAAGCAAGACCTGTTCCTCAAGCAGCAGGTTCTTCAGAAACTAACGGCACCAGTGAGTCTGCAACTCCTGGGCAGAGGCCTCCTACTATAGTACTTGATCTTCAGGTGAGAAGAGTTCGTCCAGGAGAGTATCGGCAGAGAGACAGCATAGCCAACAGAACGCGGTCCAGGTCCCAGACACCTAACAACACAGTCACTTACGAAAGTGAACGGGGAGGGTTTAGGCGCACGTTTTCACGTTCAGAACGGGCTGGAGTGAGAACTTACGTCAGTACCATTAGGATTCCTATCCGTAGGATCTTAAACACAGGCTTGAGTGAGACTACATCAGTTGCTATTCAGACCATGCTAAGGCAGATAATGACAGGCTTCGGAGAGCTGAGTTACTTTATGTATAGTGATAGTGATGCAGATCCTAGTGGCCCAACTCCAAATCAGAACGTGGATGCTTCTGAGCCACAGAACGGAGGTGGTGCTACTTCaagtaatgaaaatacagatgttGGCTCAGGGGAGGTGTATGAAGGTGGTAATGAAGGTGGTTCAACGTCTGGTGCCAGACGGGAAGGTCGGAATACAAGGGGATCGGTCACTTTTGAAGAAAGTGGTTCTCTACCATTCCTTAGCCTAGCACAATTTTTCCTACTAAACGAAGATGATGATGACCAACCGAGAGGACTCACCAAAGAACAAATTGACAACCTAGCGATGAGGAATTTTGGTGAGAGCGATGCTCTGAAAACCTGTAGTGTGTGTATTACAGAGTACACGGAAGGCAACAAGCTCCGTAAATTGCCTTGTTCACACGAGTATCATGTCCACTGCATTGATCGCTGGTTATCAGAAAATTCCACTTGTCCCATTTGTCGCAGAGCAGTCTTAGCTTCTGGTAACAGAGAGAGTGTTGTCTAA
- the RLIM gene encoding E3 ubiquitin-protein ligase RLIM isoform X2: MESSDSSDKGNIDQSEAQRQSQLDRLDREEAFYQFVNNLSEEDYRLMRDNNLLGTPGAESAEDVSNGDSIIDWLNSVRQTGNTTRSGQRGNQSWRAVSRTNPNSGDFRFSLEINVNRNNGNTNPETENEPSVEPSSGEDLENSQSDSEIPRSESPSVRQPGSERSTSEELTTEEASPPRGQRRARSRSPEQRRTRARTDRSRSPINPVSEPPRRSHHNTSSQTLDHSSVNEAEGSSRTRQHVTLRQHTVGTEMPSENAVLFSTPEARPVPQAAGSSETNGTSESATPGQRPPTIVLDLQVRRVRPGEYRQRDSIANRTRSRSQTPNNTVTYESERGGFRRTFSRSERAGVRTYVSTIRIPIRRILNTGLSETTSVAIQTMLRQIMTGFGELSYFMYSDSDADPSGPTPNQNVDASEPQNGGGATSSNENTDVGSGEVYEGGNEGGSTSGARREGRNTRGSVTFEESGSLPFLSLAQFFLLNEDDDDQPRGLTKEQIDNLAMRNFGESDALKTCSVCITEYTEGNKLRKLPCSHEYHVHCIDRWLSENSTCPICRRAVLASGNRESVV; this comes from the exons ATGGAAAGTTCAGATTCTAGTGATAAAGGAAATATTGATCAATCAGAAGCACAACGTCAGAGTCAGCTAGATCGGTTAGATCGAGAAGAAGCTTTCTATCAGTTTGTAAACAACCTGAGTGAAGAGGACTACAGGCTTATGAGAGATAACAATTTGCTAGGAACACCAG GTGCAGAGTCCGCAGAAGATGTTTCAAATGGAGATTCTATAATAGACTGGCTTAATTCAGTCCGACAGACTGGAAATACAACACGAAGTGGGCAACGAGGAAACCAGTCTTGGAGAGCAGTGAGCCGGACTAACCCAAATAGTGGTGACTTCAGATTCAGTTTGGAAATAAATGTCAACCGTAATAATGGGAACACAAATCCAGAAACTGAGAATGAGCCATCTGTAGAGCCTTCCAGTGGGGAGGATTTGGAAAACAGCCAAAGTGACTCTGAAATTCCAAGGTCTGAATCACCATCTGTAAGACAGCCTGGATCAGAAAGGAGCACTTCAGAGGAGCTAACAACTGAGGAAGCTTCCCCTCCTAGAGGGCAGAGGAGAGCGAGAAGTAGGAGTCCAGAACAGCGGAGAACACGGGCTAGGACTGATAGAAGTAGGTCACCTATTAATCCAGTGAGTGAGCCTCCTCGCAGGTCTCATCACAATACATCATCTCAAACACTTGACCACTCCTCAGTGAATGAAGCTGAGGGAAGCTCTAGAACTAGGCAGCATGTGACGTTAAGGCAGCATACAGTGGGGACTGAGATGCCAAGTGaaaatgcagttctgttttCAACCCCTGAAGCAAGACCTGTTCCTCAAGCAGCAGGTTCTTCAGAAACTAACGGCACCAGTGAGTCTGCAACTCCTGGGCAGAGGCCTCCTACTATAGTACTTGATCTTCAGGTGAGAAGAGTTCGTCCAGGAGAGTATCGGCAGAGAGACAGCATAGCCAACAGAACGCGGTCCAGGTCCCAGACACCTAACAACACAGTCACTTACGAAAGTGAACGGGGAGGGTTTAGGCGCACGTTTTCACGTTCAGAACGGGCTGGAGTGAGAACTTACGTCAGTACCATTAGGATTCCTATCCGTAGGATCTTAAACACAGGCTTGAGTGAGACTACATCAGTTGCTATTCAGACCATGCTAAGGCAGATAATGACAGGCTTCGGAGAGCTGAGTTACTTTATGTATAGTGATAGTGATGCAGATCCTAGTGGCCCAACTCCAAATCAGAACGTGGATGCTTCTGAGCCACAGAACGGAGGTGGTGCTACTTCaagtaatgaaaatacagatgttGGCTCAGGGGAGGTGTATGAAGGTGGTAATGAAGGTGGTTCAACGTCTGGTGCCAGACGGGAAGGTCGGAATACAAGGGGATCGGTCACTTTTGAAGAAAGTGGTTCTCTACCATTCCTTAGCCTAGCACAATTTTTCCTACTAAACGAAGATGATGATGACCAACCGAGAGGACTCACCAAAGAACAAATTGACAACCTAGCGATGAGGAATTTTGGTGAGAGCGATGCTCTGAAAACCTGTAGTGTGTGTATTACAGAGTACACGGAAGGCAACAAGCTCCGTAAATTGCCTTGTTCACACGAGTATCATGTCCACTGCATTGATCGCTGGTTATCAGAAAATTCCACTTGTCCCATTTGTCGCAGAGCAGTCTTAGCTTCTGGTAACAGAGAGAGTGTTGTCTAA